The window CCTACCCCAAAGTTTTGTGCCGCTCGCATGAAGCTTATTGCACTATGCGCGTCCGCCGCTCGAAGCGTATAGTGGCCGGTTCCTTAGCCTGTGATAACAGGATGATCCGGATACAACGAAGTTTTTGATGTTATGCACTGTCCGCCAATGAGCACGCCAAGGCGGAACGAATTTTCTCTAACGTCAAGAATATCGCGTTCCGCCTTATCGTGCAAGCTGGCAGTTAACTATTTGATTTCTACGGTCGCAACGCCTTCGAACTTCTTGGCGATGGCAGCTGCGTCATCCTTCGAAACGTTCTCCTTCAAGGGCTTGGGAGCTGCGTCGACCAGATCCTTGGCTTCCTTCAACCCAAGAGCGGTGACTTCGCGTACAGCCTTGATGGTGTTGATCTTATTCGCGCCGGCATCCTTGAGGATAACGGTGAACTCGGTCTTCTCTTCGACCGGAGCTGCTGCTGCTGCGCCGCCGCCTGCTGCCGGGGCTGCAACTGCTGCTGCTGCCGAAACGCCGAGACGCTCTTCGAGCTTCTTGACCAGAGCCGAAGCCTCGAGGAGGCTGAGGCTAACGATTGAATCTTCCAACTGCTGGATGTCTGCCATGTTATTTCTCCAATTAGAACTGAACTTTGTGGTGCTTCTTGCTCTTCCAGAGCCTGACTGCGCACTGGTTGCCTATGCCTTTCAGGGTTTCCGTTGCGCCCAGACCAGCGCACCCGGAAAGACCAGGCGAAACTTGTTTAGCCTTCGACCGGGTCCGTGGTCGCGGCTTCCCCACCCTGCGATGCGGTGGAGTTCTCTGGCTGCTCGGCTGCTGCAGCTTCAACAGCGTGAGTCTCGGCGACGAGCTGGCCTTCAGCGGCGGGAGCTTCGGCGGCTGCTGCTTCTACCTTCGGAGCCTCAACAGCTGCGGCTGCCGGAGCGGCTGCTCCGGTAAACTTGCCCTTCTCGACGCCCTGGTTGATGACGACCGCGAGGTCGCGGCCGGTGGCATTGATGACCGTGGCCAAACGCTGCGCAGGCGATTGAATGAGGAAGAGAAGCTTCGAGAAGAGCTCTTCCTTGCCCGGCATGGTGGCGAGATCACTGATCTCCCGAACGTCAATCACTTTGCCGTCAACGATGCCCAGCTTGAAGGTGAACTCTGCGTTGTCCTTGACCCAGGTCGAAAGCGCCTTGGCAAGGGCAACGGGGTCGCCCGAGGTGTAGGCTACGGCAGATACTCCCTTGAGACCCTGAAGAGCAGCCTCAATCTTGGTACCTTCGGAGGCCTTTGCGGCCAGCTTGTTCTTGACGACGTGGTAGCTTCCGCCAGCAGCGCGAATAGCCTTGCGCAGCTCGAAGTCCTTCGAGGCGGTGAGGCCTTTGAAGGTGCCGATGATGGCGGAGGTCGAGTGCTGAAGCTCGGCTGCGAGCTTGCCAATCTTCTCCGTCTTTGATGCTCTGGTCAATGCCATGACTGAATCCTCTTCGCTTTCGCTTCCCCGCTCCTCGCTTCCGCGGCCAGAGGGGGTTGATGCTCACTTAAAATTAGGCCTTGCCGGCTGCCTCAGCAGCGGCGTAGTCGAGCTGGATACCGGGGCCCATCGACGAGCTCAGCGTAACGCCCTTGATGTACTTGCCCTTGGCTGCCGACGGCTTTGCCTTCACAACGCTCGTAATGACGGTCATTGCGTTATCGACCAGCTTTTGTGGATCGAAGGAGAGCTTGCCGACTGGAACGTGCACCAGCGCAGTCTTGTCGGTGCGAAACTCGATCTTACCGGCCTTGATCTCTTTGATCGCAGCAGCAACGTCGGTGGTGACGGTACCCGTCTTCGGATTCGGCATCAGACCCTTAGGGCCGAGCACCTTGCCGAGACGTCCAACCGAACGCATCATGTCAGGAGTCGCGATCAGAGCATCGAAGGCGGTCCAGCCTTCTTTCTGGATCTTCTCGACCAACTCCTCGCCACCGAAGAACTCGGCGCCAGCGGCCTCTGCTTCCTTGACGCGGTCACCGGAGGTGATGACTGCGACGATCTTGGACTTGCCGAGGCCGTGCGGGAGAACCACAGTGCCGCGAACCATCTGGTCCGCGTGACGGGGATCAACGCCGAGGCGCATCGTCAGGTCGACGGTCTCGTCGAACTTCGCATACTTTGCTTTTTGCAGGAGCGGAACAGCGTCCGCCAACAGATAAGGACGGGGCTCTACGAGCGCACGCGCCTTCACCAGATTCTTAGAGAGCTTCCTTGCCATTTTTCCTCGTCTCCCACCCCTCTGGAGTTGATCTTCCGGGCGTGGTTTCTCGACTGGTCTCAATTTGGTGTTGAGACACTCTTATAAGTATGCCGGAAGGTGTGGCATGCGTCAAGCAATTTGACGCCCAACGATGGCTTTTCCAGCGTTTCGATCATCTAGAAGGCGGTACCGCCCGCAAAATCGCTGCTCAGCGTTGTGTTGAGGGCGTTGAGAATAGCTGCGTCAGTAAGGATCAAGCCCAACTCGCGGTTCTCCGTCAGGGACGCATTAGAGAAGTTCTCAGAGCCGACAAAGGCCTGTTGGCCTGACTGCCCAGCGTCAACCAATATCACCTTCGCATGAATGTAGAGAGGCGCCGTCTGGGCGTAGGTGTGGATCTGTACGCCTGCTGCTTTCAGCGTGTTGAACTCCGTCGTGTAGTCGGTGTTGGCGGTCATCGTCACCTGGACCTTGACGCCATTTTTTGCAGCGTTTGAGAGCGCTGCGGCGATCGCCGGATCTGCCATCTCTTCATTCTCGACGTTCAGACTGATCTTGGCGGCACCGATGAGTGCGATCAGCGCGGGTTGTGCATTGGTGGGGCTCCAGACAAGATCGTTACCCAGCGGAGGAGTGATTGCAGCTGAGGTGAAGTCGGAGTTGAAGGTTGTCTCGATGGCGGCAACGTCGCTCGCATTCGTATCGATGACGGCGAAGTCGCGAGAGGTACTGTAGTACTGGCTGGTTAGATTCAGGGTCATGATCGCAGAGGTTTTGCCATCAAGTGTGATGGTCTTTTGGTGACTGGCCTGGAAGACCGGGTTCGCCCACACGGTCGGAACGCCGTTTGCGTTGAGGTAGGTGAAGGCCGGCGTGTTGTTCGTCTTCTCGAGGGCCTGATCGAGGATGACACGAACTTGGATGCCCTTCGCTGCGAGCGCAACGAGATCCTGTTGGAAGGTGGTATCGACGAGTTCGTACATCGTCATGTCGATCGTGCTGGTTGCCGTTTGAATAAATTGATAGAGCGGCGTGACGCTTAGATCTGATTGTGGGAACGAAATGAGTGTCAGCGTGGGGGCCGTAGAAACTGCTGCGCCCTTGCCCTTCAAAGCTGCTTTCTGAAGTCGTCCCGAAGCGTTATCGGTAACGCTGATAGCTGCGTCGTAGGTCTTCTTCGCTGCCGGCTTGAAGCTAACCGAGATCACACAGTTGGCGCCTGCGTCGAGCGAGGTGCCGCAGGTGTTGCTCTGCACGAAAGCGGTTCGGCCTTTGCCCGTAAGCTTGATGCTCGAGATCGTGAGCGAGGAGGAGCCGGTGTTTGTGAGAGTGACTGTTTGTACGGCGCTGGTTGTACCAACCGTTGTGTCTGGAAAGGGAGTCGCGGCTCCGAGGCTCGCCTGGGGAGCAGCCGGCGTCGCCGTTTGTCCGCTTGTAACCGATGGCAAGCCCGCACTAAAAACTGCGATCGCAACGAAGACAACACGAGCAGTGAGTCGGGAAAATCGCTTGAGTATCAAGGTGATCTCCGATGGAGCACGCTTTGGGGAAACGAACCAGATTATAGGGGGCGTGTGTCGTTCGCTTTGTGAATCAACGATGTTTGTTGCTCGAAGATGCTGGATAACGATGCGCTTGACGTGGTATTGGGGACGGCCTATAGTCGTTTTCAAAAGGCGAACAAATGGCGAAAATTGGTGATCCCTCTCTCTTTCCAATCCTCAACCAGCCGGTCGTGGGAATCGCTCGGATGGCGGCTGAAGCCGAGCATGCCGAGGACGGTCATCTGGTTGAGTTCAAGGCATTGGAGGTGCGCAGCATCCTCAACAAGTCGGTGTCCAAGCGACGGCTTTCGATGGCCTACAGCATCAATCCCTACCGGGGATGTGAGTTCGGCTGCAAGTACTGCTATGCGCGCTACACTCACGAGTTCATGGCGCCTGGACCGTCAACTGAGGCGACGGAAGCGCGCGATGCGGTGGGGGGGATCGATATGAGGAATCCCCTTGCCTTCGAGCGTCTGATCTTTCTAAAACAGAACGCGGCGTGGCTATTGGAGCAGGAATTGAAAAAGATCGATCCTGTGAATGAGATCGCTTTGGGGACCGCAACTGATCCATATCAGCCTATCGAACGGCGAACGAGGATTACACGCAGTCTGCTTGAAGTGTTTTCACGAAAGTCTGGCTATCGATTGGGAATCGTAACCAAGTCACGATTGATCGAACGGGATATCGATCTGCTGGTGGAGATTGCGAAACGAAATACGCTCGTAGTCCATGTCACGATTACGACACCGGATGCAACGCTGGCGCGGCTGCTGGAGCCTCGCGCTCCGAGACCGGATCTCCGTTTTCAGGCAGTAAGGCGGTTGCGAGCGGCAGGCATCGTCGCCGGGGTCTTTGGATCGCCACTTCTGCCAGGAATTACCGATACCGAGGAAGCGTTGGACGGCATGGCTCGTCGTGCCGCTGCGGTTGGAGCCAGTTTTTTTGCCGCGCATCCGCTGTTTCTCAAGCCGTGCTCACGGCCAACCTATCTGGGCTTCATTCGTGAGCACTTCCCTGCCCTTGAGGCTGATTATGCCAAACGCTTCGCGACGGCTGACTTCGCCGGTAGATCTTACAGCGAGCGACTGAAAAAAATGGTTGATGAGGCGTGTCGGAGATATGGCATCGGGAAGCGCTCAAGCGACGCTTTGCTGACACGGAACGAGGATGGTGGAAGAAGACCGCCGCAGAGGATAGGCGTTCACGCTGTCCAGCAAAGATTATTTGCCTAAAGTTCGAGAGGAGTGAACGATGCAAATCTGGTGGAGGATTCGTCCAGTGAGACAAGCAGCACGTCGTCGCAGACGGCGGCATCGCGCTCCCAAAGTTTCAGTACGGCGGGGTTGGTCTGGGCTCGCTCCGTGCCGCCGGCTTCCCACTCGAAGACCTCCACAACGGTGCCGTCTTTGGCCCGATGGGTTGTGACGGGATGGTCGCAACGTGTTCGCGAGTCAGTTGCAGCAGGTCGGCGTATTTACCAGGCTTGGGTTTGTAGGCTGCAATGACGATGGTGCGGCCGGATTCGGTTTCCATACGCTGCCTCCTCGTTGACGAGACGAAGCTACAAGGAGGTCGTTGCTCACGACGAAAGAGGACGCCTGAAGCCATCGCCGACAGACATGTCGTTGATGGTTCTTGCGTCCTCGCTCGTAAAAGCAGAGGTTAGAAGTTCGTCGAAGTTAGGCTACGACGTCGATGCCCATGGAGCGGGCGGTACCCCGGATGGTCTTGGCGGCAGCTTCGACCGAGGCGGCGTTCATGTCCGGCATCTTCTGGGTGGCGATCTCGAGGATCTGCTTCTCGGTCACCTTACCGATCTTCTCCTTGTTCGGAGTTCCAGAGCCCTTGGCAACGCCAGCGGCCTTGAGCAGAAGCACCGGAGCTGGAGGGGTCTTGGTGATGAAGCTGAAGGTGCGGTCCGCGTAGACGCTGATGACGACGGGAATGGTGAGCCCCGCCAGGTCAGGAGCCTTGGTGCGGTCGTTGAACTGCTTGCAGAACTCCATGATGTTGACCTGCGCCTGGCCGAGCGCGGGGCCGACCGGGGGTGCAGGGGTGGCCTTACCGGCCAAAATCTGAAGCTTGACGTATCCAGTGATCTTCTTCGGTGCCATTGCGGTAAATCCTCTTTACGCTTCCAGCGGCGGGCGTTGCTGAGATCGAAACGCCTGCTGCTTAATGTTGTTGCTAAACTCTTGCTCCCACTTAGGGAGGAACTACTCGTCTACGATCTTGTCCACCTTGGAGAATTCGATCTCGACCGGGGTGGAGCGGCCGAAGATGCTGACCATCACCTTAAGGGTGTGCTTGTCCTCGTTGATGTCGTCGACTGCACCGGTAAAGTTGGCGAATGGGCCCTCGTTGATGCGGACCTGCTCGCCCTTGTCGAACTTGACCTTCATGGTCGGCTTGTTGGCCGAGGTCTCGGAGCGGAAGAGGATGGAACTGACTTCCTGCTCGGAGAGAGCTACGGGATTATCACCCGTGCCAAGGAATCCGGTGACGCGCGGCGTGTTCTTGATGACGTGCCACAGGTCGTTGTCGAGATCCATCTCGACGAGAACGTAGCCAGGCAGGAAGACGCGCTCAATGGTGTACTTCTTGCCGTTGCGCAGCTCAGTGACCGGCTCGGTCGGGATCATGATGCGACCGATGCGGTTCTGCAGGCCGAAGGCGGTGATACGGCTCTCGAGGGACTCGCGCACCTTACGCTCGAAGCCCGAGTAAGCGTGGATGATGTACCACTTGAAGTTCTCATTGACCGGGGGGGCGAGCTGCTCAGTGGAATCTGCTTGAAGATTCTGCTCTACCGGATTTTGCTCTTCTGCCGCCATCGTTATGCCTTCTTCACGCATCGTGTGCTTCTCTCTGCTGCTTCTACTTGGAAGTGCCAAACTCTTAGTGCTGGGTCAGGCGATGCAGCAATGCTTCGATCGCCCGGCCGATGATGTTGTCCACCAGCCAAAAGTAGGCGGCGAAGATGAAGACGGTCACAAGAACGACGATCGTGGTCGACTGCACCTCGGCGCGCGAGGGGGAGATCACCTTGCGCATCTCGCTACGAACATCCTTAAGGAACTCGCCGAGACGTGCTGGCTGCGACTTCAACTGCTGCAATCCGGTGCTGGGCTGTTCGGTTACCGCTATTGTCTTGGCCATAGTACTGCCTCAATCTTCGTAGTGCGTTCCGTTGTCTATTCCCGGACTTGAGGGACCGGGCAAACTGGCGGGGGAGCTCGGATTCGAACCGAGAAGTTCGGTTTTGGAGACCGACAGTTTAACCGTTGAGCTTACTCCCCCGTGGTGCGGAGTGAGACTGTTCGTCTCACCCCAAATCCGGCTGGAGATTACTTGGTTTCTTTGTGGTCCGTGTGCTTACGGCAGGTATTGCAGAACTTCGAGAACTCCAGACGGCCAGTGGTCGTCTTCTTATTCTTCGTAGTTGAGTAGTTCCTGTTTTTGCACTCCGGGCACTGCAGTGTAATGATCTCGCGCATAGTAAATCTCCTTCTAACGTGGCCAGCCACTTCGGCTGGCAAGCAGCGTAATAACACGCCGCGACACAGGGTGATGGCCCCTGCAACCAAATCCTGATTGTAAGACGGAAGAAAAGCGGTCAGGCCACGCTCGTCCTCATAAATTATCTCTTAAAACAGTGTTTCAGGAAAGCCATAGCTCCGAACCGTCAAAAACGGCCGTCGCAAAAAATGAAGCAATGGATCAGTAAGACAACAGGCGGCAGGAATCTTCCTGCCGCCTGCTGTTTGAATACTTACTTGATGATCTCGCTGATGGTGCCTGCTCCGACGGTGCGGCCGCCTTCGCGGATGGCGAAGCGCAGACCCTTCTCCATCGCGACTGGCGTGTGCAGCGTGATCTCCAGCTGGATGTTGTCGCCGGGCATGCACATCTCGGTGCCCGCAGGAAGCTTCGCCGAACCCGTCACGTCCGTCGTGCGGAAGTAGAACTGGGGACGGTAGCCGTTGAAGAACGGAGTGTGACGTCCGCCTTCTTCCTTCGACAACACGTAAACCTCGCCCTTGAAGTCGGTGTGGGGCTTGATCGAACCAGGCTTGGCCAACACCATGCCGCGCTCCACATCTTCCTTCGCGATACCGCGCAGCAGAAGCCCAGCGTTATCGCCAGCCAGACCTTCGTCCAGCTGCTTCTTGAACATCTCAACGCCGGTGCAGACCGTCTTGCGGGTCTCGCGGAAGCCGACGATCTCGCAGTCCTCGCCAACCTTCACCTTGCCGCGCTCGATACGGCCAGTGACTACGGTTCCACGGCCGGAGATCGAGAAGATATCT is drawn from Edaphobacter lichenicola and contains these coding sequences:
- the rplL gene encoding 50S ribosomal protein L7/L12 — translated: MADIQQLEDSIVSLSLLEASALVKKLEERLGVSAAAAVAAPAAGGGAAAAAPVEEKTEFTVILKDAGANKINTIKAVREVTALGLKEAKDLVDAAPKPLKENVSKDDAAAIAKKFEGVATVEIK
- the rplJ gene encoding 50S ribosomal protein L10, coding for MALTRASKTEKIGKLAAELQHSTSAIIGTFKGLTASKDFELRKAIRAAGGSYHVVKNKLAAKASEGTKIEAALQGLKGVSAVAYTSGDPVALAKALSTWVKDNAEFTFKLGIVDGKVIDVREISDLATMPGKEELFSKLLFLIQSPAQRLATVINATGRDLAVVINQGVEKGKFTGAAAPAAAAVEAPKVEAAAAEAPAAEGQLVAETHAVEAAAAEQPENSTASQGGEAATTDPVEG
- the rplA gene encoding 50S ribosomal protein L1 — its product is MARKLSKNLVKARALVEPRPYLLADAVPLLQKAKYAKFDETVDLTMRLGVDPRHADQMVRGTVVLPHGLGKSKIVAVITSGDRVKEAEAAGAEFFGGEELVEKIQKEGWTAFDALIATPDMMRSVGRLGKVLGPKGLMPNPKTGTVTTDVAAAIKEIKAGKIEFRTDKTALVHVPVGKLSFDPQKLVDNAMTVITSVVKAKPSAAKGKYIKGVTLSSSMGPGIQLDYAAAEAAGKA
- a CDS encoding phospholipase D-like domain-containing protein, producing MILKRFSRLTARVVFVAIAVFSAGLPSVTSGQTATPAAPQASLGAATPFPDTTVGTTSAVQTVTLTNTGSSSLTISSIKLTGKGRTAFVQSNTCGTSLDAGANCVISVSFKPAAKKTYDAAISVTDNASGRLQKAALKGKGAAVSTAPTLTLISFPQSDLSVTPLYQFIQTATSTIDMTMYELVDTTFQQDLVALAAKGIQVRVILDQALEKTNNTPAFTYLNANGVPTVWANPVFQASHQKTITLDGKTSAIMTLNLTSQYYSTSRDFAVIDTNASDVAAIETTFNSDFTSAAITPPLGNDLVWSPTNAQPALIALIGAAKISLNVENEEMADPAIAAALSNAAKNGVKVQVTMTANTDYTTEFNTLKAAGVQIHTYAQTAPLYIHAKVILVDAGQSGQQAFVGSENFSNASLTENRELGLILTDAAILNALNTTLSSDFAGGTAF
- a CDS encoding SPL family radical SAM protein, giving the protein MAKIGDPSLFPILNQPVVGIARMAAEAEHAEDGHLVEFKALEVRSILNKSVSKRRLSMAYSINPYRGCEFGCKYCYARYTHEFMAPGPSTEATEARDAVGGIDMRNPLAFERLIFLKQNAAWLLEQELKKIDPVNEIALGTATDPYQPIERRTRITRSLLEVFSRKSGYRLGIVTKSRLIERDIDLLVEIAKRNTLVVHVTITTPDATLARLLEPRAPRPDLRFQAVRRLRAAGIVAGVFGSPLLPGITDTEEALDGMARRAAAVGASFFAAHPLFLKPCSRPTYLGFIREHFPALEADYAKRFATADFAGRSYSERLKKMVDEACRRYGIGKRSSDALLTRNEDGGRRPPQRIGVHAVQQRLFA
- the rplK gene encoding 50S ribosomal protein L11, whose translation is MAPKKITGYVKLQILAGKATPAPPVGPALGQAQVNIMEFCKQFNDRTKAPDLAGLTIPVVISVYADRTFSFITKTPPAPVLLLKAAGVAKGSGTPNKEKIGKVTEKQILEIATQKMPDMNAASVEAAAKTIRGTARSMGIDVVA
- the nusG gene encoding transcription termination/antitermination protein NusG: MAAEEQNPVEQNLQADSTEQLAPPVNENFKWYIIHAYSGFERKVRESLESRITAFGLQNRIGRIMIPTEPVTELRNGKKYTIERVFLPGYVLVEMDLDNDLWHVIKNTPRVTGFLGTGDNPVALSEQEVSSILFRSETSANKPTMKVKFDKGEQVRINEGPFANFTGAVDDINEDKHTLKVMVSIFGRSTPVEIEFSKVDKIVDE
- the secE gene encoding preprotein translocase subunit SecE — protein: MAKTIAVTEQPSTGLQQLKSQPARLGEFLKDVRSEMRKVISPSRAEVQSTTIVVLVTVFIFAAYFWLVDNIIGRAIEALLHRLTQH
- the rpmG gene encoding 50S ribosomal protein L33, with the translated sequence MREIITLQCPECKNRNYSTTKNKKTTTGRLEFSKFCNTCRKHTDHKETK